Part of the Streptomyces sp. NBC_00457 genome, TACACCTTGCCCTGCGGGTTGACCGCGATCGCCGAGGCGTCGAGGTCGAAGTCCGTGCCGGTGGTGGTGCGGACGTCCCAGCCGAGGCCCACGGTGACGGCGGTCAGGCCCGGAGCCTCCTTGGTGAGCGAGACGTTGCCACCCTTGGACAGGCTTACAGCCATTGTTGGGAGTCCCTTCCCTCGTTTACGTACGGCAAGAACGCTACAGCTACCCCTACCAACGCCGGGAGCGTACGCGAGGTTCCAGGTGGCTTTACTTTCTTTACCTGGGATGGCCGGAACGCTCCGGATATTCGGGTGACGTGGACCGGACAGAGCGGCGACCATGGAGCCATGTCCGGTCCCTATCCCATTCGCGGCTCCGTCTCGCTTCCCGAGGCCGAGCTCATGTGGCGTTTCTCGCGGTCCTCGGGTCCGGGCGGGCAGCACGTCAACACGAGTGACTCGCAGGTGGAGTTGCGCTTCGACCTGGCGAAGACCGAGGCGCTGCCCGAGGTGTGGAAGCAGCGGGCCCTGGAGCGGCTGGCCGCCCGGCTCGTCGACGGGGTCATCACCGTACGGTCCTCCGAGCACCGGTCCCAGTGGCGCAACCGCGAGACCGCGGCCGTACGCCTCGCGGCGCTTCTCGCCGAGGCCACCGCGCCGCCGCCCAAGCCGCGGCGGCCGACGCGCATCCCCCGCGGGATCAACGAGCGGCGGCTGCGGCAGAAGAAGGCACGGTCGGACACGAAGCGGGGACGATCGGGGCGGGACTGGTCCTGAGCCGACGGGCCGCATGGCCGGTCCCGAGCCGGGTCGGCCGCTCTCCCGTCCCGAGCCGGTCAGCCGCCCGGCCGGTCCCGAGCCGTCGGCGCCCACGGCCGGTCCTGAGCCGGTCGGCCGCTCTCCCGGTCCCGAGCCGGTCGGCGTGACACACCAGCTCCCCCTCCCCGTGTCACGTTTCCCCCACCCCCTCCGTCATGTTCGTGTCGACCGACCGCGATCCGTACGAGGGGACCCCGACCATGACCGACGCGCCGCACAGCACCGAGTTTCTCGCCGAGCGGTTCGAGTCGCACCGGAGTCACCTCCGGGCGGTCGCGTACCGCATGCTCGGCTCGCGGGCGGAGGCGGAGGACGCGGTGCAGGAGGCGTGGCTGCGGCTGAGCCGGTCGGACACCAGTCGGGTCGACAATCTCCGGGGCTGGCTCACGACGGTGGTGGGCCGGGTCTGCCTCGACATGCTCCGCACCCGGAAGTCCCGCGCCGAACAGCCACTGGACTCCGGCCCGCCCGTCCCCGCGGACACGGCACCGGACCCGGAGCAGGACGCGCTGCTCGCGGACTCGGTGGGCGTCGCGCTGCTGGTCGTACTGGAGACGCTGTCGCCCGCGGAGCGGCTGGCGTTCGTGCTGCACGACCTGTTCGCGGTGCCGTTCGACGAGGTGGCCACGATCGTGGGGCGGACGCCGACCGCGGCCCGGCAGCTGGCCAGTCGCGCCCGGCGGCGGGTGCAAGGCGCAGAGGCCCCGGACACCGATCTGGTACGGCAGCGGCGGGTCGTCGACGCCTTCCTGGCCGCCGCGCGGGACGGCGACTTCGACGCGCTGGTGGAGGTGCTGGACCCGGATGTCGTGGCGCGGTCCGAGGTCGGCGTGAACTCGGGTGCCGTGGCGGTCGCTTCCTCGGCGTCCCGTTACTCGCAGGCCGCCCTGGCACAGCCCGCCCTGATCACCCGCCCCGCCCTGATCGGCGGCAACGTCGGCATCGTCGTCCTCGTGGACGGCCGCCCGGTGCGGGCGCTCAGCTTCACGGTCGCACACGACCGGATCACCGCGATCGACATCACGACCGACCCCGCCCGCGCCGCCGACCTCGACATCACGCTCCTGGATGTGTGAGCTGTGTGACCTGCGTTACGTGTGACGTCACCCCAACTGCCGGTACCGCCCCCGGAAATACGCGAGCGGGCCGCCGTCCGCGCTCGGTACGGCGGCCGTCAGCACCCGGCCGATCACCAGCGTGTGGTCGCCCGCGGGTACCCGCTGTTCCGTACGGCACTCCAGGGTCGCGAGGGCGCCGCCCACCAGGGGAGCGCCGGTCGCCTCGCCGCGGACGTACGGGATGTCCTCGAAGAGCAGACGGTCGCTGATGCGGCCCTTCATGGCGAAGCGGCCGGCGATGTGGCGCTGGCTTTCGGAGAGGACCGAGACCGCCCACAGGGGCTGCTCGGCGAGCAGGTCGTCCATGCGGGAGCCGTCGCGCAGGCTGACCAGGACCAGGGGCGGGTCGAGGGACACCGACATGAAGGCCGTCGCGGTCATGCCGACGTCCTCGACCTTCGGCGACATGGGGTCGTCCGGGTCGAGCGGGGGTTCCTGTGCGGTCACCAGGACCACGCCCGCGGCCAGCCGGGACATGGCTGCGCGGAACTCGTCGTTGCTCACCCCCTCAGCATGCCCGGCGCGAGGGACGGGGACGGGCGGGGTGGTGGCAGGGGGAGTGTTCAGCACGCGGAAACGCTAGTCTCCGGCCGGTGCGGGGCACATCGGGCGTCAGCCCGAACCAGGTCCTAGGACCAGATACCTAATCTCCACAGAGGTGCGAAATTTGCGGTCGGTAAACGCACAGGAAAATCGCAGAAACACCGCTCAATTGTTCATGTTTCGCTGTGACTTGAGTCACAAGAGCCATTAATTGTTGACCCTGTGTACCGAGTGAGCAGCGCGCTGTGATTCAGTGGCGGGAAGCTGCAAGGGCACCACTGATCAAGAAACCGCCGAAGAGAACCCTTGATTCGCTGCCGAGGTCTCGGGGGGAGGGCGAGCATGGAGACCGAGTCGGAGCCGTACGTCCGTCTTGCGACCCTGCGACAGCTGCACCAGGTCATGGCGGACATGAACACGGCACGCAGCCTCGCCGACACACTGCAGACCGTCGCCGACGGCGTCGTGACCGGCCTCGGCTATGAGCTGGCGTGTGTCAACCTGGTCCGGCCGGACGGCGATCTCGTCGTCGCCGCGTTCGCCGGCAACCCCGCCGCCGAGGCGCTCATCACCGGCCGTGTCGGCTCGCGCGAGTCCTGGGAGCGCCGCCTCAGCATGGGCGAGCAGTGGGGCGACCTGGTCTTCATCCCGCACACCGAGGGCTGGGTCCTCGATGACGACGACGTACCGCAGTGGTACACCGACGGGCCCGCGCCCCGCTTCGAGGACGAGTGGCACCCCTCCGACCGGCTCTTCGCGCCCATGCACACCCCGGGTATCCAGGGCGGCTCGTGCGGCGAACTGATCGGCGTGCTCTCCGTGGACCGGCCGCGCAACGGCCGCCGGCCCGGCGCCTGGGGCCGCGAGGCCCTGCAGATGTACGCCTTTCAGGCCGCCATCGCCATCAGCAACGCACGTCTACGCGCGAATATGCAGCGGGCATTGGTCAGGCTCGAACGGGAGCAGCAGGCCCTGCGAGCCAGCGAGGAAAGCTTCCGGCAGGCCTTCGAGTACGCCCCCTCCGGCATGGCCATAGCCGAGATGGGCGGTGACCAGCACGGCCGGATCCTGAGGACCAACGACGCCCTGTGCCGTCTGCTGGGCCGCCCCGCCTCCGCGATGCGCCGCTACTCCTTCTCCGACCTCGTCCATCCCGAGGACATCGGCACGCTGCTGCGGACCTCGGCCGAGGGCGGCCGGGCCGAGCTCAGGCTCGGGCGCCGCGACGGGACGTACGTCTGGGTCTCCCTGCGCAACTCCGTCGTCGCCGACGCCGCCGACGGCCCCCGCTTTCTCCTCACCCACGTCGAGGAGATCGAGGAGCGCAAGCGCCGCGAGCTCCAGCTCGCCCACCGCGCCTCCCACGACTCCCTCACCGGCCTGCCGAACTCCGCCGAGCTGCGCGCCCGGCTCTCCTCCCGCCTCTGCCAGCGCCCCACCCACCCCGGCGCCCTCGAACCCGTCGACGCGGCCTTCGGTCATCCCGCCTACGACGCCAACGGCCACGGCTTCGACTTCCGCCCGGGCGGTGGCATCGATGTCTACGACGCCTACGACCACCACGTGCACACCGTCGCCCCCGAGGGCGAGCACGACGACGGCACCAAGGGGCTCGCGGTCCTCTTCTGCGACCTCGACGGCTTCAAGTCGATCAACGACCGGTTCGGGCACAATGCGGGCGACGCGGTGCTCATCGAGGTGGCCAGGCGGCTGTCCCGCGGCGTCCGCGACGGCGACACCGTCGCCCGGCTCGGCGGTGACGAGTTCGTCGTCCTCGCCGACGGCCTCGGGAGCGCGGACGCGGCGGACCTCGCGGCCCGGCTGCGCAGCGAAATCATCCAGCCGATCCGGGTCGACGGCCGCGCCATGCGGGTCGGCGCCAGCTTCGGAATCGGGTGGGCACACTGCGGGATGACGGCGGACGAGGTGTTGAAGTCCGCTGACGAGCGGATGTACGTCGAGAAACGATCGCGTCCCAAACAGCACAGACGCGCCGGATGACTCCAGGTCAGTGAGTTGATGCGACCGGAGTCACCCGTTTGGGCCTCGCGGAGCGGGTAGGCTCGCCATTCTGACCCATGCACTGCATCCGCACCGCACCTGTTGAGGAGACCTAGGGATGACGCCCGGCAACAACGGCGCGAGCACGCCCGAGGACGACGACCCGTTCGGCTATCTCTACGCCGACGGTCAGGCCAACGGCGCCCAGCCGCCCTCCGGCGGTTACGGCTACCCCGGCTCCGTCGGCTCCGTCAACAGAGCGGCGCGCTCGGTCGGCCAGCGCCATTACGGCCAGCAGGCACCCGCCCCCACGGCACCCACCGCGCAGTACGGCCAGACCGTGCCCCAGCAGCAGGGCGCGTACGGCCAGCCGAGCGCCCACTACGCCGCGCCGGAGACGTTCCCCGGCGGTGGGGGTCCCACGTCTCCGCAGCAGCCGTCGTACAGCGACGGCGGCGGTGGGCGCGGGCGCGGCCCGAACACCAAGGGGCTGCTGATCGGCGCGGTCGCGGTGGTCGCCGCGGTCGTGATCGGGATCAGCCTGGCGATGATGAACAGCGACGGCGACGACAATGCCGACGGCGGCGGTGCCTCCAGCTCGCCGTCCGCCGAGCAGAGCGCGGAGCCGAGCCAGTCGGCGAGCGGCGACGCCGGCAACGAGGTGGAGCTGCCGACGCGCGACGCCAAGGCCTTGCAGTTGGGCGGCGGAGCGATCTTGGCGTCGGACGTCAAGGGTGCCAAGGCCGACGGCGGCGTCTACGTCAATGGCTTCAACGCGGTCGGCGCCTCGGTCACGTGGACCGTCAACGGCATCCCGAAGTCCGGCAAGTACACGCTGTACACGGGCTACAGCGTCCCGGGCAAGGACCAGAACGCCACCCTCACGGTCAACGGCACGCCCTCGACCACGGGCGTCGAGCTGAAGAACTGGGCAGGCGCTCCAGAGGGCGACTTCGAGAAGGGCTGGACGAAGACGTACAACTACGTCCAGCTCAACAAGGGCACCAACACCATCAAGATCTCCTGCGAGCAGGGCAACCAGTGCGACGCCCTCCTCGACCAGGTGTGGCTGGTCGAGGGCTGGGTCAAGTCCTGATCGTCAGGCCGCGCTGACCTCCCCGGTCACCGCCACCCGCCCCACCAGCTCCTCGTACGCCCTTCGGTCGAACTCGCCCGCCGCCGGCGCCATGACGGTCGCCGCCGACAGGGCGATCGCCCGGACCAGTCGGTCCGGCCACGGCAAGTGCTCGACGAGGCCCGACAGCAGGCCCGCGACCGCGGAGTCGCCCGCGCCGGTCGGGTTGCCGTGCACCGGGGCGGGCGGGGCCGCGCGCCAGCGGCCCTCCGGAGTCACCGCGAGCAGTCCCTCCGGGCCCAGCGACGCGACGACCGCGTGGGCGCCGCGACGGCGGGCGTCCTGCGTGGCGCGGAACGGCTCGTGGGAGCCGGTGAGTTCGGCGAGTTCGTCGGCGTTGGGCTTGATCAGATCGGGGCGGGCGGCGACTCCGCGGCGGAGCGGTTCACCGCTGGTGTCGAGGAGGACCGGGACGCCCGCCGCCCTCGCGTCCCGGATCAGTCCCGCATACGCGCCCACCGGCACGCCCGGCGGCAGGCTCCCGCACAGGGCCACCGCGGAGGCCGACGGGAGCAGATCCTCGTATGCCTCCTGGAAGGCGGACCACTCGGCGGGGGTGATGACCGGGCCGGGCTCGTTGAGCTGGGTCGTGTCGCCGGTCTGTTCGTCCACGACGGCTATCGTGCGGCGGGTCGGGCCGGAGATCGGGACGAGGGCGTCCACCAGGCCCGGTGTGGTGGTGAGTCGGTCCTGGACGACGCGGCCCGTCGCGCCGCCCGTGAAGCCGGTGACCGTCACCTCGTGGCCGAGGGCGGCGAGTACGCGGGCCACGTTGAGGCCTTTGCCTCCCGGGCGTTCGGTCACCTCGGTCACCCGGTGCGAGGTGTGCGGCCGTAGTGCCCGTACGCGGTAGGTGATGTCGAGAGCGGTGTTCAGCGTGACCGTGAGGATCACCTGGGCCGACCTCCCCCGATGGATGCGGAATGCCGCGTGCCGTCTGTCTGTCCGGATGTCAGATCATGCCAAAGAGACGGCCGCCGAGCCCAGTCCCGGGTCGGCCACCGTCTCGCTGACTGCCGGACGGATCAGCCCAGTTGGGGATTCACTACCCATTCGCCCCTGCGCATGACGCCCTTGAGCTCGAAGTCCGTGTCGAGGATCACCAGGTCGGCGTACTTGCCCGGCTCCAGCGAGCCGATCGTGTCGTACATCCCAAGCAGCCTGGCCGGGTTGGCGGACAGGGCCGTGACCGTGTCCTCCACCGGGAGGCGGTCGATCGTCACCGCGCGCTTGAAGGCGCGGTCCAGGGTGAGGGTGGAGCCGGCGATCGAGCCGCCCTCCACCAGCCGGGCCACGCCCTCGCTGACCTCGACCTCCAGCGGGCCGAGCATGTAGCGGCCGTCGCCGAAACCGGCCGCGTCCATCGCGTCGGTGATGAACGCCACGCGGCTCGCTCCCGCGTGGTGGAAGGCGAGTTGGAGGGAGGCGGGGTGGAGGTGCGTGCCGTCGTTGATCAGCTCGACGGTGATGCGGTCGTCCTCCAGGAGCGCGGCGATCGGGCCCGGCGACCTGTGTCCCAGCGTCGGCATCGCGTTGAAGAGGTGCGTCGCGACCGTCGCGCCCGCCTCGATCGCCTCCACCGTCTGCTCGTACGTCGCGTCCGTGTGGCCGATCGCCGCGATGACGCCGTGCTCGGCCAGCAGTCTCACGGAGTCGATGCCGCCCGGGAGTTCGGTCGCGAGCGTGACCATCTTCGCCTTGCCGCGCGCCGCGTCGATCAGTTTGCGGACCTCCGCGGGGTCCGGGTCCCGCAGCAGTTCCTCGGAGTGCGCGCCCTTGCGGCACGGGGAGATGAACGGGCCCTCGAAGTGGATGCCGGCGATGTCGCCCTGCTCGGCGAGTTCGCTGAGCAGGCCCGCGCGCTGGACCAGGAAGTCCATGTCGCCGGTGACGGTGGAGGCGACGAGGGTGGTGGTGCCGTGCAGGCGGTGGGTGTGGATGCCGGTGACTACGTCGTCCGGGGTGCCTGAGGTGAACGAGGCTCCGCCTCCGCCGTGGTTGTGGATGTCGACGAAGCCGGGGAGTAGCCAGTGGTTGGTTACGTCGATTACCTGGGCGTTCTCCGGGGCCGTTGCGGCGATTCGCGTGCCGTCGACGATTACTGAGCCGTCTTTGACGGTTCCTGTGGGCATGACCACGTTGGCACCGGACAGGACGAGGGGGGCCTTCGCCGTCGCGGGCTGCGGGCCGGTGGGGGCTTGTCGCGCAGTTCCCCGCGCCCCTGAGGGGGTTGCCATCAGGTCGTTACCTCCGTGCGGTCAGTTGTGTCTAGGAGATCCCAGGCCAGGAGTCCGGCACCGAGGCAACCAGCCGTGTCCCCAAGGGCCGCGGGGACGATTTCCGGCAGTTTCTGGAAGGTCACGCGTTGCTTCACCGCGTCCCGCAGCGGTGTGAACAACGTTTCCCCCGCCTCGGCCAGGCCGCCACCGATGATGAGGGTGCGGGGGTCCAGCAGGGTGAGGGCGGTGGTCAGGCCGTCGGCCAGGGCGGAGATGGCGTCCTGCCAGATGGCGAGGGCCTTGGGGTCGCCGGAGGTCATGGCCTTGGCGCAGTCCGCCGCGTCCGCGTCGGGGTTTCCGGAGGCGTCGGCCCATGCGCTGCTCACGGCCGCCGCCGAGGCGTACCGCTCCAGGCAGCCGCACTGACCGCATGGACAGGGGGCCCCTGCCGGTCGTACGACGATGTGGCCGATCTCGCCCGCGAAGCCGTGCGCGCCCGACTCCACGCGGCCCTCGATGCCGATCGCGCCCGCTATGCCGGTGCCGAGGGCGACGAAGAGGAAGCGGTCGGTGCCCTGGCCCGCGCCGATGCGGCCCTCGGCGAGGCCGCCGGTGCGGACGTCGTGGCCGAGGGCGACGGGGACGTTGCCGATGCGGGCGGTGAGCAGGTCGCGCAGGGGTACGTCGCGCCAGCCGAGGTTGGCCGAGTAGGCGGCGATGCCGTGTTCCTCGTCGACGATGCCGGGGACGGCGACTCCGGCGGCGGCCGCGGGCTCGCCGAAGGCCTGGTCGCCGTACGCGTGTAGCTCCGCGGCGAAGTCGAGGATGTGCTCGACGACGGCCCCGGGTCCGCGCTCGCGGCCGGTGGCGCGGCGGGCCCGGTGCAGCAGCTCGCCCTTCGCCCCTACCAGGGCGGCCTTCATCCCGGTGCCGCCCACGTCGAGGGCGATGACATGTCTCACGGGGACAGTGTGGCCCGTGGACCCGCAAGAGGTCTAGTCCACTTGCGTGGTGTAGACCTTATGGCTACGTATCGAAAGTTTTCGCGATGGTGACGCGCGATCGCGAAGGTGGGGCAGGAGAGCTGTGCAGGGGCGGAAGAGGACAGGGGCGATCGCGGTGGTGTCCGCTCTGGGCATGACGGCGGTGCTCGGCGGCTGCGGCCTCGGCGACGACGCGGACGAGGTGACCCTGAAGCTGGTCGCGGCCGACTACGGCGACAGCGCGGCCAACAGCTCCGAGAAGTACTGGGGCAAGCTGGTCGAGGAGTACGAGGCCGCCCACCCCGGGGTGAAGATCCAGGTCAGCGTCTACTCCTGGAACGACGTCGACCGCAAGGTCAAGGAGCTCGCCGACGCCGGCAAGGCCCCGGACATGGCGCAGATCGGCGCGTACGCCGACTACGCGGAAAAGGGCCTGCTCTACCGCGCCGACGACCTGCTCTCCATCGCCACCCAGGCCGGCTTCGCCTCCCAGCTCGCGAAGGCGGGGCAGGTGAACGGGATGCAGTACGGCATGCCCTTCGCCGCCTCCACCCGGCTGCTGTTCTACAACAAGGACCTCTTCAAGAAGGCCGGCCTCACCCCGCCGACCACCTGGGACGAGCTCGCCGCCGACGCCGCGGCGCTGAAGGCGGACGGGGTGAAGTACCCGTACGCCCTGCCGCTGGGGCCGGAGGAGGCGCAGGCCGAGACGATGCAGTGGCTGCTCAGCGGCGGGGGCGGCTACACCGACGGCTACGGCACCTACGGCATCGACTCCGCGCAGAACGTCGACACCTTCACCTGGCTCAAGGACGAACTCGTCGACAAGGGCCTGACCGGGCCCGTCGCGCCGGGCGAGCTGAACCGCGCCGACGCGTTCGCCGCGTTCGCCAAGGGGGACGTCGGCATGCTCAACGGGCACCCCTCGCTGATGCATATCGCCGGGAAGCAGGGCGTGAAGTTCGGCATGGTGCCGATGCCCGGCGTCGACGGTGAGAGCGACGCCACGATGGGGGTCGCCGACTGGATGACGGCGTTCAAGAAGAACGGGCACGCCGAGGAGGTCGGCGACTTCCTCGACTTCGTGTACGACGAGAAGAACGTGCTGGACTTCTCGCGTGAGTACGACCTGCTGCCGGTCACGACGGACGCGTCCGCGACGATGACGGGGGCGAAGCAGGACGCCGATCTCAAGCCGTTCCTCGACGAGTTGCCGCTCTCCGAGCTGTATCCCGTCGGCAAGACCTCCTGGGCCGAGGTCAGCGCGGCCGTCAAGGAGCGGATCGGGCAGGCCGTGGCATCCGGCGGCAATCCGTCGGCGGTGCTGAAGCAGTTGCAGGCGACGGCGGATTCGGCCGCGAGCTCCGAGTGAGGCCGGCTCCGCTGTCAGTGGCGGGGGATAGCGTGCGGGGTATGGAGCAGTTGGGCCGCAGGGAGCGGGACATCCTTGCGCTCGAGCGCCGGGGTTTTCCGGGGCCGGGGGCGAAGGAGCGGGCGATACGGGAGGAGCTGGGGTTGGCGCCGGTGCGGTATTTCCAGCTGTTGAATGCGCTGCTGGATGACCCTCGGGCGCTTGCTCATGACCCGGTGACCGTGAATCGGCTGCGGCGGGTGCGGGATGCGCGGCGGGCGGAACGGTGAGGGGTCCGTCGGCATGTGTTCGTCTGCGGGGCGGTGGGGGCTGGTCGCGCAGTTCCCCGCGCCCCTAAAGGGGCGTTGCAGTCGGCCTCTCTGGATAGGGTTGCCCTATGGGTAGCCCCGCGGATTCCTTGTCGACCCCCGTCACCCAAGCCGGCCGCGCCGGTCTCGCCGCTATCCTCCAGCGGCCCGGCGCGGCGATGATCGCTCTTGACTTCGATGGGACGCTCGCGCCGATCGTGGCGGATCCGGAGCGGGCGCGGGCGCATCCGGGGGCGGTGCCGGTGTTGGCCGCGCTGGCGCCGAAGGTGGCCGGTGTTGCGGTGATCACCGGGCGCCCGGCGGAGGTCGCCGTCCGGTACGGCGGCTTCTCCGGGGTTGCCGGGCTGGAACATCTCGTGGTCCTCGGCCACTACGGTGCCGAGCGCTGGGATGCCGTCACTGATGCCGTCACCGCCCCTCCGGCGCATCCCGGGGTCGCCGCCGTCCGCGCGGAGCTGCCGCCGCTTCTGGACGGGACCAACGCCTGGGTCGAGGAGAAGGGTGGCCAGGCCGTCGCCGTGCACACGCGCCGTGCCGACGATCCCCAGGCCGCCTTCGAGGCACTCCGCGAGCCGCTCGCTGACCTCGCCACCCGCAACGGCCTGATCGTCGAGCCGGGTCGCCTGGTCCTCGAACTCCGCCCGCGGGGCATGGACAAGGGTGTGGCCCTGACCGACCACGCTCGCGACATCGGCGCCGAGTCCGTCCTCTACGCCGGCGACGACCTCGGCGACCTTCCCGCCTACGCCGCCATCGACAAGCTCCGCTCCGACGGCACCCCCGGCCTGCTGGTGTGCAGCGGCAGCGACGAGGTGACCGAGCTGAGGGAACGGGCGGACGTGGTGGTGGACGGTCCGGCGGGGGTCGTGCGACTACTGGCGGAGCTGGCGGCCCGTATCGGGTAGGGCGTTCAGCTGATCCAGGAACCACTGCGCCGGCGGCAGTGCAGTCGCTGCCGCCGCCAGCCGCTTCGTCCGCTCGCCCCGCTCCCCGGCCGGCATCGTCAACGCCTCGTACAACGCCTCGGCCGTGCCCGTCACGTCGTACGGGTTCACGGTGATCGCGTCCTCGCCCAGCTCCTCGTACGCCCCCGCCTCCCGCGAAAGCACCAGTACGCAGCCCTCGTCGGAGACGACCGGCATCTCCTTGGCGACCAGGTTCATGCCGTCGCGGATCGGGTTGACGAGGGCTACGTCCGCGAGCCGGTAGGCAGCCAGAGAGCGGGCGAAGTCGTCCTTCACGTGCAGCACGACCGGCGTCCAGTCCGGTGTTCCGTACGCGGAGTTGATCTCCTCCGCGACCCGCTGCACCTCGGCCGTGTACTCCCGGTAGACGGCGAGATCCTGCCGCGACGGATACGCGAACGCGACATGGACGACCCGCCCGCGCAGCTCGGGGTGGTCGTCGAGGAGCTGCCGGTACGCCAGCAGGCCGCGCACGATGTTCTTGGACAGCTCGGTGCGGTCGACCCGGACGATGGTCTGGCGGCCCGGGCCGATCTCGGCCCGCAGCGCGGCCATCCGTTCCTCGACGTCGGTCTCGTGCGAGCGCCGGCGCAGGAAGTCGGCGTCGGCGCCCAGCCCGTGCACGCCGATGCGGGTGTCGCCGAGCCCGCCGACGAGGACCTCGGCGCACGCGGTGAACGCGTCGGCCCAGCGGTGGGTGAGGAAGCCCAGCCGGTCGGCGCCGAGCATCCCGCGCAGCACCTGCTCGGCGATGTCGTCCGGCAGCATGCGGAAGTACTCCACCGGCGCCCACGGCGTGTGCGAGAAGTGGCCGATCCGCAGGTCGGGGCGGAGTTCGCGGAGCATGCCCGGCACCAGCGTCAGGTGGTAGTCCTGCACCAGCACCGCCGCTGAGGCCCCCGCCTCCTCGGCCAGCGCCTCGGCGAACGCGCGGTTGTAGCGGACGTACGACTCCCACTGGCGCCGGAACTCCGCGTCGAAGACCGGCTCCAGCGGCGTTTGGTACAGCAGGTGGTGGACGAACCAGAGGACCGAGTTCGCGATGCCGTTGTACGCGTCCGCGTGCACGTCGGCCGGAATGTCCAGCATCCGTACACCGGACTCGCCGACTCCGCGCCGTACCGCCTCGCGGTCGCCGTCGCCGAGGGCCGAGCAGACCCACAGGGCGTCCGCGTCCGACCCGATCGCGGAGAGACCGGACACCAGCCCGCCGCCGCCGCGTTTGGCGTGCAGCGAGCCGTCCTCCCGGACCCCGTACGAGACGGGGCCGCGGTTGGAGGCGACCAGTACCTGCGCAGCACCGAAAGTTGCAGCCATACGCCACAACCTAGCCCAGGCCAGAACCGCTCAAACGTGCGGCTCAGCGGTATACAACCGGCGCGTTCCGTTACGCCACGCGCACGTTTATGCCGCTTTGCGGGACTGGTACTCGGTGATGTCGGCCATCGGAGGCCGTTCCTCCGTATCCACGGAGTAGGTGCGGGGTTCGAATCCGTCCTCGCTCCGTTCGAACTGGGTGAGGGAGGGGCGGATCAGATGGCCGCGGGCCAGCCTGAGCTGGGCCGTGCGGTAGATCGCGGCCGACATCCGGCCCAGGGCCTGGCCGTCCTGGTGCCGGTGCTTGCGGACGCCGATGTCGACCTGGGCGAGGGCGTCCAGGCCCACCAGATGCAGGGCGTCGACCAGCATGCCCAGCTCCACGCCGTAGCCGACGGGGAACGGGAGCTGTTCCAGCAGGGAGCGGCGGGCCGCGTACTCACCGCCCAGCGGCTGGACGAATCCGGCCAGCTGCGGCCAGTGCATGTTCAGCAGGGGGCGGGCCATCAGTTCCGTCACCCGGCCGCCCTGGCCCGCCGCGCCGCCGAGCGGACGGTCGTACATCCCCTTGACGAGGTCGACCTCCGGGTCGGTGAGCAGCGGGCCGACGATGCCGGTGACGAAGTCCGACGAGAACTCCTTCAGGTCCGCGTCGATGAAGCAGACGATGTCACCGCTGGTGACGAGGAGCGAGCGCCACAGGACCTCGCCCTTGCCGGGGACGGCCGGTATGCGCGGCAGGATGTCGTCGCGGTGGACGACCCGGGCGCCCGCGGCGGCGGCCACCTCGGAGGTGCGGTCGGTCGATCCCGAGTCGACTACGACGATCTCGTCGACGAGCGGGACCTGCTGCATGAGGTCGTGACGGATCACGGCGACGATCTCGCCGACCGTCTCCTCCTCGTTGAGCGCGGGCAGCACGACACTGACGGTCTGTCCCGTGGCGCGTTTCGCGGCCAGGATCTTGTGCAGCGGGCGATCGGTCAGGGACCAGGAGCGTGCGCTCAACCAGCGCTCGACTTCTTCCAGCACAGTAAGCGGCTCCTCACTGTCGCGGATCACGACTAGAGGTGTGTGATCCATCTCGCGGTTCGGACGACTATCTCAACTGTCCTGGCCTTCGGTTACAGTCTTGAACAACGCTGATGACCATCGCATGTCGGGGGTCGTTTGCGTC contains:
- the nagA gene encoding N-acetylglucosamine-6-phosphate deacetylase codes for the protein MATPSGARGTARQAPTGPQPATAKAPLVLSGANVVMPTGTVKDGSVIVDGTRIAATAPENAQVIDVTNHWLLPGFVDIHNHGGGGASFTSGTPDDVVTGIHTHRLHGTTTLVASTVTGDMDFLVQRAGLLSELAEQGDIAGIHFEGPFISPCRKGAHSEELLRDPDPAEVRKLIDAARGKAKMVTLATELPGGIDSVRLLAEHGVIAAIGHTDATYEQTVEAIEAGATVATHLFNAMPTLGHRSPGPIAALLEDDRITVELINDGTHLHPASLQLAFHHAGASRVAFITDAMDAAGFGDGRYMLGPLEVEVSEGVARLVEGGSIAGSTLTLDRAFKRAVTIDRLPVEDTVTALSANPARLLGMYDTIGSLEPGKYADLVILDTDFELKGVMRRGEWVVNPQLG
- a CDS encoding ROK family protein gives rise to the protein MRHVIALDVGGTGMKAALVGAKGELLHRARRATGRERGPGAVVEHILDFAAELHAYGDQAFGEPAAAAGVAVPGIVDEEHGIAAYSANLGWRDVPLRDLLTARIGNVPVALGHDVRTGGLAEGRIGAGQGTDRFLFVALGTGIAGAIGIEGRVESGAHGFAGEIGHIVVRPAGAPCPCGQCGCLERYASAAAVSSAWADASGNPDADAADCAKAMTSGDPKALAIWQDAISALADGLTTALTLLDPRTLIIGGGLAEAGETLFTPLRDAVKQRVTFQKLPEIVPAALGDTAGCLGAGLLAWDLLDTTDRTEVTT
- a CDS encoding extracellular solute-binding protein, which gives rise to MTAVLGGCGLGDDADEVTLKLVAADYGDSAANSSEKYWGKLVEEYEAAHPGVKIQVSVYSWNDVDRKVKELADAGKAPDMAQIGAYADYAEKGLLYRADDLLSIATQAGFASQLAKAGQVNGMQYGMPFAASTRLLFYNKDLFKKAGLTPPTTWDELAADAAALKADGVKYPYALPLGPEEAQAETMQWLLSGGGGYTDGYGTYGIDSAQNVDTFTWLKDELVDKGLTGPVAPGELNRADAFAAFAKGDVGMLNGHPSLMHIAGKQGVKFGMVPMPGVDGESDATMGVADWMTAFKKNGHAEEVGDFLDFVYDEKNVLDFSREYDLLPVTTDASATMTGAKQDADLKPFLDELPLSELYPVGKTSWAEVSAAVKERIGQAVASGGNPSAVLKQLQATADSAASSE
- a CDS encoding DUF3263 domain-containing protein; this encodes MEQLGRRERDILALERRGFPGPGAKERAIREELGLAPVRYFQLLNALLDDPRALAHDPVTVNRLRRVRDARRAER
- the otsB gene encoding trehalose-phosphatase, giving the protein MGSPADSLSTPVTQAGRAGLAAILQRPGAAMIALDFDGTLAPIVADPERARAHPGAVPVLAALAPKVAGVAVITGRPAEVAVRYGGFSGVAGLEHLVVLGHYGAERWDAVTDAVTAPPAHPGVAAVRAELPPLLDGTNAWVEEKGGQAVAVHTRRADDPQAAFEALREPLADLATRNGLIVEPGRLVLELRPRGMDKGVALTDHARDIGAESVLYAGDDLGDLPAYAAIDKLRSDGTPGLLVCSGSDEVTELRERADVVVDGPAGVVRLLAELAARIG